The nucleotide window ATTCCTCCATCCATCTTCTCCATCTTTTTAGGAAGACCAGCTCAAGCTGGCTCTTCAGCAGATCCTCATCTGGACCTGGCTGGgtccccaaactcacagagacgcTGTGCATGGGTGTATAGCCAGCACATGACCACCTTCCATCATTAATGGCCCCAGCACCACCCCATCTCCATCTCCTGCCTAATTTGTCCTTTCCTTGGAGTAAAGATGGGGTCCTTGCTTGTCTCGCTCAGGGCAGAGAAGGCAAGGGTCCTCTTATAGTCTCCAGGGAAGGTGGAAAAAAAGGAAGTGTGATGAATGACAGCTCAGCCTGCAGCCTATGGAGGAGGCTCCTGTCCTTTCCCCCAAGGGCCACGTCCCACCAGCCACACCTGTCATACCAGCCACACCTGCAGCCTCAGCTGCCACCTCATTGAGCCTTGTTTTTCCAGTGGCCCAGCTGTTCCTGGCAGTGACTTCAGGAGAAAGAGGAGCTGGAGCTATGGAAGGAGATCATGAAGAGACCTCACTTTTCTGGATTGCCACAGAGGACAAGGCTTGCTGAAACCTCCAGGCTCTGTTCCAAAAGGCAACATCATCAGATATTACAATGTAAAACCTGAGAGAGGGGGGCTCTTTTCCCTTCACCCAGAGTCCTACGCTCAGGGTCAGCTCACACTGTGGGGATCTTTCTGAAGAGCTAAACCAGCAATGGGTTTATACCTTTCATTACACATAAACTTGTGACAATGAGCAGAGAAAATAATACCCACCTGCAGCCTTCTCTCTCTAATCCAGCATCAGAGGGGCTTTTGTTCGAACGTCCTTGCTTCAGTGCAGATATTTTTACTGCAACAATTTGCCTTTGACCAGGGAACAACTCACAGCTTACTGCCTTCATGATGGCCCAGGACAACTACCCAGCAAGCTCCAGAATTTTTCACTTCCAGAACCAACTGCAGTGGTCACTCAGAGTGTGAGGTTTGTTCATCACAACAATCTTGTTCAGGCCAAACCCCATGTTACCCCGTCAAGCAGAATTCAGTGGCTTGTgtcattgtatgtatgtatggtgtaaATGTGGTATGTAGTCTAAATCTATTggtctgtttgtgtgtggggtATTTGGAGTGACACATGTATACATGGTGTATATGGTGTGTTGTGGGGTGTATGTGGTATTTGTGTGTAGAGtatatgtgtgatgtatatgtacaTGATGTATATGTAGGTGTGgtatgttatgtatgtgtgtttagtaTGTTGTGTACATGTTGTATGCTGTATATGTGTTCATTATATGTGATCTGTGTGGTGCTTGCCCATGagcacatgtgtgaacacatgcagaagccatcaggtgttttcctccatcactctccatcaTATTGTCTTGAGAAAGGATTGCTCACTGAGGCAGAAGCCCTTTGCCTGGCTGGGGATCTGAGGGACACTGCCCAGGGCAAATCAGAGCTGAGACACCAGGGGCACTTCTGAAGCAGAAGGTTTAAGAACAGAGCTAAGTAATCTTTAGACCAGGAAACTGCTCCAGAGCAAAGAGCCAGGGCCAGAGGGAACAAGGAGGGAAAACAAGATGAGTGTGAGCACCCAGCTGCATTATTCCAACCTAAAGATAGGAGAACTGTGTAGGTGCCCCAGAGGAAGGGTGGGGTGTTAAGCCAAATGGTGATGTTGGTAAGACAAGTTCATTGGCTCTTGTGCCTGAATAAAGATTTATAGATAATTATCATTCTGCAAGGTAAAGGCTCTGGGCTGCTGGGCAGGCTGAGTACagtgggctgaggcaggaaaggtTCTCCACTGAACTGATCAGTGAGGATCAATACAAAAGTTCTAGTAATCAGGAGAGCTGGAACTACTGGTGGATGGACTGTTGGTAAAGGCCTTGGCCTAGAaagatacagaaatccacaaaacaCTCTTCCTGACCTCTGCTGAGAGTGTAGCAATGGGGACACTCCAGTGAACAGTGGAAACAGCACTTAGATCAGGGTTTCCAACAACATTCTCTGCCAAGaattttcttgaagaaaaaaaaaaaaaaggctgctcCTGGCAGGAGTACAGCAAACCTGTACTGTCTCAGTCAAAGCAGTAAGTCCTCATGAGGCCAATGTACATGGAGGCCCTCAAGCTGGCCAACCTGAGCATTAAGGAATAATGGAGTTTGAGCCACTGGCTATACAGTAATCTGTAACTGTGCACCAATACCAATGAAATTTAAACAGGGAGATGGGAACACAGTATTGAGTTTGTTGTGTGCTGGTTAAAACGGGCAGACCTAAGCCATCAGTAGAATCAGATAAACCTATAGTGCTACAtgtatcacaaaataaaaaggtTGTGCAAGACAAGAGAAGCTTGGAAATGCACACAGAACTGGGGATATGACAACTAAATGCAAGGAATTAGATGGCATCCAGGACCTCCAAGGTTAGCAAGAGCTACTTCTGCTGTCTGAGGTCACCAAAAAAGGACTTACAGACTAGACAGTATCATGCCAATGCTAACTTTCTGATTCTGATGGCTGTTAAGAAATTAAAGTCCTTGGTTTTAGGAAAATACACACTGGGAAGTAACTGGGCATATTGTCTGCAAACTATTCTGAGATGAGTAAACAGACTGTAGATAGtcagagaggaaggcagacaggTGGAGGGAAGGTGGCTGGGAGGGAGGACAGACAGTTGGGTAGACAAGTGGGTGGTTGGAAGGTTAGGTATAGTGGTGGATGGTGGGTTGATGGACAGTTGGGTAGAAAGGTAGTGAGTAAAAAAAAGGATGGTCAGGAAGATAAGGTCAAATGTAACTGAAAGAGGAACCCAGAATCAATGTGAAGTTATCATAATCAATGTAACCTGAAATTATATCAGATGTAAAGTTAACAtgagaataataattaaaaaatgcaaacaTTGGTGCTGGGAGCTCCTCCCCACCGGATCTGGCATATGCAAGATAGAAAGATGCCCCGggccattctctgcttcctgcatttCCCAGGCCCTGAGTTGTTTTAGTATGTAACATCTCCAAACCCTATGTTACTGCCTCAGATCTCTGGTTTTCAAGGACCAGGTAATTAGAGGttagtgattaaaaaaataaaaaaaaaaagtcttaatgaATTCCAAAAGTAGATGAGTCCTTTATTGATATCACATAGATCTCCTATGGTTCCTGTTTCACACAACAGGAGCAAAGACAGTGAAGGCAAATTGAGGCATATTAAAACATAGCCAGCTCTACGACTTCCTGTCACAGAAAAGTATCCTGTCCATGATTCATGTCAAAGTACACAGTACATTAATGTCACTCTTTGTGCCACACACCAGGCTACAGCATGTGTTTGCACACAAGGCACTTCTACCAACACATATCTACAGCGACAATGTTCAGAATGCGAATGGGGAAGGTATAACAATGAGGCTCTCAAATCTTTTGACCCCTCAGAGTACAACTATCTCCAATGGCCACCTCAGGCCACATTCAAATGCTGTGGATGGAACACAGCAGGTATTGTCACAGGGCACATCAGCAAAGCCCTTGGCACAAATCACTACTTCACCAAAAGAAAAGAGACTGAAAGAGTGAATTGTTTGATTAAACAATTTTTAGTATAAAACCTATTTATAAAGAATTTTCTACTACCTTTTACATACGTGGTTCTGACATTTTAGTGAGAACTCAGCAATTGTCAGGGAAGTGGGGGAAGAGGTATGGTGACCTAGACatcaccaaaaaaacaaaaacaaaaacaaaaaaaaacaaaaacaaaatccaaacaacaaaacaagtgaaACAGCAGTTCAATGTTGGTAAGGCTGTTCAATGTTAAGACCAGCCCTGTGATTTTATAATCTTCCCTTTCTAGACTCCATCAGCCAGTGCCAGTTCTATCTCCACAGGTCTCAAGCAAAGCTAACATGTCACTCATATATAAGAATCCACTATGCCTCCAAAGACAGGATGCTCTGCCCATCGCAGGGAGAAGACGAAGGACACCGCCCCTTCCATGCCTCTACCAAAGATGCTGTGCTCCAAGCAAGTAGAGGTGGCTTGCTCTGGGAGAGAGGGGCTATCCTTATATAGGCTTTGCCATGGACGACCCGCCATCAGCAGCCAATCAGGACCACAATGAAATGACACTGACCTAGTCCCATCTGACATCAGACACCATGACCGGCCACAGTAGCCAGTGGCAGCCTCTACCCCGACACCAGTATTACTGCCTTGTCCATTAGCCTCTGCTTGGTCAATGTATGGGCAGGCCACCAACAGGGTGAGCAGAGTGTCCCAGGACCATTCTGTTCCCATGAGGAACACAAGAATGGACCAGAAGCCTACATGGAGCCCTGGTTCTGCAGGTGGCAAGCTAGGTCTTGCTGCGTCGGAGCAGTGTGGCAGTGGGGCTCTGGCCTCCTTGGAACTTGAGACTTTGCAAGTTGATGTGGGCTCCATGTTTGAGCAGCGTCTCCACAGTCTGTGAATGTCTGCCCTGGGCAGCCAGGTGCAGTGCACTGAGGCCCTGTTCATCAGACAGGTCAATGAGGTCAGCACTGACCAGCTCTTCTACCACCTCCGAGTGCCCATTGGCAGCAGCCAGATGCAGTGCTGTCTGATTCAGGGGCCCCCGAGCCATCACATCAGCCTTCTCCTCTACCAGCAGCTTGACAGTGGCCAGGTGTCCATTCCGGGCTGCCAGGTGCAGGGCGGTACAACCCTCCGAGGTCAAAGCCTCCTTGCCAGCGCCACGATGCAAGAGCAGCCTAGCAGTACTAGTGTGTCCAGTCTCTGCAGCAACATGCAGAGGTGTCTGTGCCTGCAGATTGCAGATGTTGATGTCAGAGCACAGGTCAATAAGGATGCGAGCCACACGGTAGTGCCCCCTCTGAGCAGCCAGGTGCAGAGGTGTCCTCCCGTCTAATGTCTGGGCATTCACACTCACCCCAGGCTGCTTGGCTAGCAGCTTGACGATGGGCAGGTGGCCCTGCCAGGCAGCATAGTGCAGAGGTAGCCAGGCATCCTTTCCCTCCAGGCCCACGTCCACGCCACGGCGTAGCAGGGTACGCACAATGTTCTCCTGTCCGTGCTGACAGGCCACATGCATAGGTGTTCGGCCCTCAAAGTCCACCTCATTGATAGAGGCATTCTTCTCCAGCAGCAGCCTCATGCTGGCCTCATCCCCATTCTGGGCTGCAAAGTGCAGGGCAGTCCACTGGTCTTCATCCTTGGCATTGATGCTGATCTTCCGGGCCAGCAGTAGCTCCACGATTCCCCGTCCCCTCCGCTCCACAGCCATATGCAGTGGTGTGGAGCCCTTCCTGTTGGTCAGGTTGGGGTTGGCATTATTGAGCAGCAGCCACTTGACGCATTCCTCCTGTCCTGCCTCCACAGCCAGGTGCAGTAGGCTGGCACTGCTGTCCAGAACCAGGTCCACATCCTGAGGCTGCAGGATCTTCATCAGCTTGCTGGTGTCCCCTGACATGATAGCATCCACTAGCTTCTTCTTCTGGATGTCTGTGGGGCCCAGATCTGCAGGAAGAGGGGGTACAATGTCAGAGGTCAGAGCGAGGCCACTACTGCAGGATGTGGGCTTCTAAGGCCTGGGACTTAGGTGGACATATCTCCTGGGATTCTAAACAAGGACATTCAGGGTACATCCTTTACTTGCAGGCTTTAAGCATCCACTCTTGCAGGCTTATTTCGGATCTAGTCTAGGGAGACCTTGGACAGTGTTCCTCTGCCAACTTGCAGACTAAAACCACTCTAGCTTTTCCAGGGTTGGGAAAGGTGAGTGACCACACTCCTCCCTCAGCAACAGCAGGATTGCCAACAATCATTTCAAAAGAGGTACACCAAAAAGGAAAGCTGGACAGGAACACAATCTGCCTGGAGATTTAGAGAGACTGCAAGACACTCTTCCTGGGGCTCCACTGGCCTATAGAGCTGGTTCTTGGAACTTCAAGGGGATTCAAAGCTACACTCCATGTAATGGGGACATCATATGGGGTGTTTCTGGAATGATCCTCAAAACTGGATTTCTCAGGACACACTGTTCAGTATTCATAATGGAACTTTCTATTGAACCTAAAAATCCACTGCCATTACTGAGAGTCGTGACTCCCATGAATAGACTCTTCCTCTGCAAGTGGAACATTCTCCAGGTTGTTCTATAGAGCAGTGGGGATAGGGATGGTACTAAGGAGATAGACCCTAATCAATGTTTAAACATggtattcttttgttgttgctttgagacagggtctctctatgtagtcctagctgccctggaacttgctttgtagagtctcaaactcacagagatcctctaaagtgctgggattaaagacatgcaccaccatgcctggcttaaacaCTAAATTCTCATAGGATGGTAGTCATCTCTCAGGCATGAGGACAAGGCCATCACCAGAGAGGATTCCATCTGAAGAGAAGATTTTAGAACATATTTCTCCATGGCACACAGTGATATTTCTGTGGCTGCTGTGAAATTAGTCCTGACTGTCCTTTTGACTCTGTTGTCTTGGATCCAGTCTTCTCTACCCATTTTTGCaaggcatttccttaattttCAATGCTTTTTTACCCAACATTCTACTGGAAAAATCCCTGAAGGCTGGAAAGATCCCAAGTCTTCGGCACAGCTATCTAACTCAGCCTCCCTCATGCTATGGCCTAGACTGAAATGACTGTGCTTTACAAAAAAGCCACAGCATTCCAAGTGTCAGCACCTCCCAGGATAGCCATCCCAGCTTGATGCAAGGCTATGGTAACTGAGGGTGCCCATAAACACAAAAGCTTGGGACAGGGGTTATCTGGAAGTGTCTGAGTACGGGGCACAAGTAAAGTCCCCAGTGTCACTAGTTTCACTGGATGGGTCTTGGGCTTTCCAAGTTGCAGACTTAGGCCAGTCTCTGTCCCAGGGCTGGTTCAGTCTGGTTATGTGGCCTGTCTTCCTTGAAAGCTACACGATGCCCAACAGAACCACACTACTGATGTGGGAATTTCTGGATCTGTGCTCTGAGCACCAACTATGCTGAGGATGCCAAAAGTTCATGAGAAAAAAACGGAAAGATCACAAGAATCATCAGAGCAAGAAACCTGAAGCATCAACTGCTCAGACTCACAAGATAACTCACAAGAGAGCCCTGTGCAAGCTCACCAGTGCTCACAGCCACTCACCGCCTGTGGAAGGTTCCCGCTCAAATGACAGTGACAGCGATCCTCTGGAGGAGAAGGCTGAGTCCACTGAGGACACCCCAGAGAGCCTCTTGCCACTGCTGGACGATGGGAGCTTGCACTCAGAGGAGCTTCGGCTGAGCTCCTCGGGGCCTTCAAGAGTCTGGGAGATCCCAGAGTCCAACTGTGATAGCAACTCGGAAAGACTGCAGTCGTTATCAAAGGGGGGAGCAGAGGCGCGCTTGAGGCGTGAGGACTCTGGCCTGGCCTGTAAAGGTGGAGAGGGTGGTGGTAAGGACTCTGCTCCTCTAGCCTCCATGTCAAGAGTAGGGAAAAAGATAGGGGGACAAGAAATCATTGGCCACAAAGCAGAGATGGAGGTCCCATAGCTGTTCACTACCATGGACAGATAGCATCAAGAGGTCCTGAAACTCAGGGCTGCAAAGAAACCTCATGGGCCTCCCTGGCACATTGTAAGAATAACAccttcagaaaaacagaaaagtctACACCATGCTGCTTCCCACTCAGAGGCACCGCCCATGTATAAGGACCAAAGGCCTTACATGGGCAAGCTGTGTGAGCACAGAACAAGCAAGGCTAGACCTGGTCCACCCTTAACAGACAGcccaacaaaaaggaaagaagagtcaGGCTGGGGGTCTCCCCTGCTCTAATCAAGCTTCAGACATCTCAGGTATGTCATTCTGTCTTAGGGCTGTGTGAATGAGGGAAACAGGGGGCTTTACAGGTCTGGCTGCTGCAAGGAAAGCAGATTTCCAGCGACTAAGTCTGAGAATTGCTCACAACTCTTTCTGAGCCTCCTCCCTCAGGAACCACTGGCCTTCCTATGTTTGCCCCTGCACACTAAGTCATGTctgcttgctggccaccagcatGCCAGAGGTAGGTTCTGCCCTTTACTGCTGTCAGAGGCACCTCTGTCCCCAGCTCTCACCTGTCCCATAGCTACTCTCCCTGGGTGAATGCCAGATAAACCACCACCACTCCCAACTCTCATGACAGAGTTCCCTTAACCTCCAGGCTTAGCTTCAATCATTACCCCGAGGCATTCAGCTAGCACTGGCCTTTGGAACTTCTCACCATCTCTGAGCAACCATGTGGTACTTGTTACATAAACAATTTATGAGCAGATAGACTATGCTCAGATCCTCAAGCTATACCATCCATCTTCCACCTGTGTGGGGTGACCATCTGCCCTTCCATGATCTCCAATGTGCTAGGCAGGTAGGGGACCCCTGTGAGACCTACATTTCTGGAAGGAGGTATAGGCTCAGAGAGAAATGGGGAGGAATTTTCAGATAAGAGGTTGGACTGGAAAGTTCCACCACAAATTGGAAACCTGAAGGTGTCTGCCAGAGATGCTTACCTCACTCTTAGGCTCTGGAGAACTTTTCTCACCCGGCTCATGAGCCAGGTCTTTCACCTCCTCATCAGGTTTTTCACAAAGGACTTCAGTTTCAGAGGTAATTTCTTTGGGGGAGAAAACAGAGTTGTCACCTAGATACGATTCCTACATAATTCTATGGG belongs to Peromyscus maniculatus bairdii isolate BWxNUB_F1_BW_parent chromosome 12, HU_Pman_BW_mat_3.1, whole genome shotgun sequence and includes:
- the Ripk4 gene encoding receptor-interacting serine/threonine-protein kinase 4 isoform X2, with the translated sequence MELLEEAKKMEMAKFRYILPVYGICQEPVGLVMEYMETGSLEKLLASEPLPWDLRFRIVHETAVGMNFLHCMSPPLLHLDLKPANILLDAHYHVKISDFGLAKCNGMSHNHDLSMDGLFGTIAYLPPERIREKSRLFDTKHDVYSFAIVIWGMLTQKKPFADEKNILHIMMKVVKGHRPELPPICRPRPRACASLIGLMQRCWHEDPQMRPTFQEITSETEVLCEKPDEEVKDLAHEPGEKSSPEPKSEARPESSRLKRASAPPFDNDCSLSELLSQLDSGISQTLEGPEELSRSSSECKLPSSSSGKRLSGVSSVDSAFSSRGSLSLSFEREPSTGDLGPTDIQKKKLVDAIMSGDTSKLMKILQPQDVDLVLDSSASLLHLAVEAGQEECVKWLLLNNANPNLTNRKGSTPLHMAVERRGRGIVELLLARKISINAKDEDQWTALHFAAQNGDEASMRLLLEKNASINEVDFEGRTPMHVACQHGQENIVRTLLRRGVDVGLEGKDAWLPLHYAAWQGHLPIVKLLAKQPGVSVNAQTLDGRTPLHLAAQRGHYRVARILIDLCSDINICNLQAQTPLHVAAETGHTSTARLLLHRGAGKEALTSEGCTALHLAARNGHLATVKLLVEEKADVMARGPLNQTALHLAAANGHSEVVEELVSADLIDLSDEQGLSALHLAAQGRHSQTVETLLKHGAHINLQSLKFQGGQSPTATLLRRSKT
- the Ripk4 gene encoding receptor-interacting serine/threonine-protein kinase 4 isoform X1, which gives rise to MEGEGRGRWALGLLRTFDAGEFAGWEKVGSGGFGQVYKVRHVHWKTWLAIKCSPSLHVDDRERMELLEEAKKMEMAKFRYILPVYGICQEPVGLVMEYMETGSLEKLLASEPLPWDLRFRIVHETAVGMNFLHCMSPPLLHLDLKPANILLDAHYHVKISDFGLAKCNGMSHNHDLSMDGLFGTIAYLPPERIREKSRLFDTKHDVYSFAIVIWGMLTQKKPFADEKNILHIMMKVVKGHRPELPPICRPRPRACASLIGLMQRCWHEDPQMRPTFQEITSETEVLCEKPDEEVKDLAHEPGEKSSPEPKSEARPESSRLKRASAPPFDNDCSLSELLSQLDSGISQTLEGPEELSRSSSECKLPSSSSGKRLSGVSSVDSAFSSRGSLSLSFEREPSTGDLGPTDIQKKKLVDAIMSGDTSKLMKILQPQDVDLVLDSSASLLHLAVEAGQEECVKWLLLNNANPNLTNRKGSTPLHMAVERRGRGIVELLLARKISINAKDEDQWTALHFAAQNGDEASMRLLLEKNASINEVDFEGRTPMHVACQHGQENIVRTLLRRGVDVGLEGKDAWLPLHYAAWQGHLPIVKLLAKQPGVSVNAQTLDGRTPLHLAAQRGHYRVARILIDLCSDINICNLQAQTPLHVAAETGHTSTARLLLHRGAGKEALTSEGCTALHLAARNGHLATVKLLVEEKADVMARGPLNQTALHLAAANGHSEVVEELVSADLIDLSDEQGLSALHLAAQGRHSQTVETLLKHGAHINLQSLKFQGGQSPTATLLRRSKT